In the Vanessa cardui chromosome 10, ilVanCard2.1, whole genome shotgun sequence genome, one interval contains:
- the LOC124532856 gene encoding protein suppressor of white apricot, with protein MSVKWTGNHSETGILRKSEFKEKKEELFVFGYSCKLFRDDDKALHIDQGKHLIPWMGDETLKIDRYDARGALHDLSTLEAPPGGYDWRVELTRAELDVEQLCDEERYRALHTDEDEEEMYKEEELKRLHAAGYGQVGFNYDTPAETTSEAQAVEVEEPFEPTADFIALLPANTVLPETQKQNAIIEKTAKFIASQGAQMEILIKAKQGDNAQFNFLNKDSSLHPYYTALIALVKAGKWPEKKAEAVEEKHEPNEDYLHPSLASTIIESAPSIPSIHYKPSADCDYTLLISRMRGEAPDDAYAGELAPGEVAPPGTEPLPPRPTIARAPVRYRPAPRPTATGNQTLQQQYAAYYSQYVTQAQSQPAPVEPPPKKAVVTTTKSTGLSLMKNYNTDSDSDVSDFDDSSSSDSKDKPIIVTPPDDVKVVIDKMAAYVARNGDKFEEIVRAKNDPRFTFLEPDNIYHTFYRRLMQEKRGVDVNGKDKKQKHDKAPVSFSIKKLKEPDPILPKPALPYESSSEDDEANKDVERQDESPKEIPKTNIPQVYTVNNIPPVVVYKMEAIQVNNLPLVKTIEPAATVVHKPTIPEVIEPISKETQVKEPLKVEDKPIVEINPVKVEVKDEKPPEKREERIRESDKRSPSRDKKKHRDRKKEYRSEHKSERKDRRAERNSEREKERERKRERDVERNNREAERDKKRRRHKEEVENEIISLEDNSDEMIDLTGDQSDSKEAAEAPGARARAAAVLRAAGLHPAAAALPNTSLASAMADTLESLRKKKSEEEEKRRRRDKRRRRDKRDYDDETDKHKKSKRKKIRSSDDEESDYDGSKKKKRKKDKKHTSKSKKKRRKELEMKEPVQTLNIDLTNTLKELRNSSPTKELVLQDIGEVPSTTRQESEEEKVKRKKEREYSEGEWSSDSGEDSPMSDND; from the exons atgtCAGTGAAATGGACTGGTAATCATAGTGAAACTggaatattaagaaaaagtgAATTTAAAGAGAAGAAAGAAGAATTATTCGTGTTCGGCTATTCGTGCAAACTGTTCAGGGATGACGATAAAGCCCTGCACATTGATCAAGGAAAACACCTCATTCCGTGGATGGGGGATGAAACGTTGAAAATCGACAG GTACGATGCAAGAGGTGCTCTACATGATCTGTCAACCTTGGAAGCCCCGCCTGGGGGCTACGACTGGCGTGTCGAGCTCACCAGGGCTGAACTGGATGTGGAACAACTGTGTGATGAGGAGAGGTACCGTGCCCTTCATACTGATGAAGACGAGGAAGAAATGTATAAAG aagAAGAGTTAAAGCGTCTTCATGCGGCTGGCTACGGCCAGGTGGGCTTTAACTATGATACTCCAGCTGAAACAACATCAGAAGCTCAAGCCGTCGAGGTGGAGGAACCCTTCGAACCAACAGCAGATTTTATAGCTTTGTTACCTGCGAACACAGTGCTT CCAGAAACTCAAAAGCAGAATGCGATCATAGAGAAGACGGCTAAGTTCATAGCAAGTCAGGGTGCTCAGATGGAGATCCTCATCAAGGCGAAACAAGGGGACAATGCTCAGTTCAATTTCCTGAACAAAGATTCGTCCCTACATCCGTATTACACAGCACTGATTGCCTTAGTTAAAGCTGGGAAGTGGCCGGAGAAGAAAGCTGAAGCAGTAGAag AAAAACATGAACCAAATGAAGATTACCTACATCCGAGTTTAGCTTCGACAATAATTGAATCA GCGCCGTCGATCCCGAGCATCCACTACAAGCCGTCGGCGGACTGCGACTACACGCTGCTGATCTCGCGCATGCGCGGCGAGGCGCCGGACGACGCGTACGCGGGCGAGCTGGCGCCGGGCGAGGTGGCGCCGCCGGGCACGGAGCCGCTGCCGCCGCGCCCCACCATCGCGCGCGCGCCCGTGCGCTACCGCCCCGCGCCGCGCCCCACCG CTACGGGGAACCAAACTCTTCAGCAACAGTACGCGGCCTACTACAGTCAGTATGTGACTCAAGCGCAAAGTCAGCCAGCTCCCGTCGAACCCCCGCCTAAGAAAGCAGTCGTGACTACCACTAAGTCGACTGGCCTCAGTCTCATGAAGAACTACAATACGGATAGCGACAGTGACGTATCGG ACTTCGACGATAGTTCCTCATCGGACAGCAAAGACAAACCAATAATCGTAACCCCGCCCGATGACGTAAAGGTCGTGATCGACAAGATGGCGGCGTACGTTGCACGTAATGGCGACAAGTTCGAGGAGATAGTGCGCGCGAAAAACGATCCACGCTTCACTTTCTTAGAGCCCGATAATATATATCATACGTTTTATAGAAGATTGATGCAGGAGAAGAGGGGCGTAGATGTCAATGGGAAAGATAAGAAGCAGAAGCATGATAAAG CCCCTGTATCGTTCTCTATAAAGAAACTGAAAGAACCCGATCCGATCTTACCGAAACCGGCTCTTCCGTACGAATCGAGTTCAGAAGATGACGAAGCGAATAAAGATGTAGAAAGACAAGATGAATCGCCAAAAGAAATCCCAAAGACGAACATACCACAGGTGTATACCGTGAATAATATACCGCCGGTCGTTGTGTACAAGATGGAGGCGATTCAAGTGAACAATCTACCATTAGTGAAGACGATCGAACCAGCGGCTACAGTCGTACACAAACCAACAATACCGGAAGTCATAGAACCGATATCAAAAGAAACTCAAGTAAAAGAACCGTTAAAAGTTGAAGACAAGCCCATTGTAGAAATCAATCCGGTGAAAGTCGAAGTTAAAGATGAAAAACCACCGGAGAAAAGAGAAGAGAGAATAAGGGAGAGCGATAAGAGAAGCCCGAGTAGAGATAAAAAGAAACACCGCGATCGGAAGAAGGAATATCGTTCGGAACACAAGTCTGAACGGAAGGACAGGAGAGCTGAAAGGAACTCTGAGAGGGAGAAGGAAAGAGAAAGGAAGAGAGAAAGAGACGTCGAGAGGAATAACAGAGAAGCGGAGAGGGATAAGAAGAGAAGGAGGCATAAGGAGGAGGTGGAAAATGAGATCATATCGCTGGAAGATAACTCCGATGAAATGATAGATTTGACGGGCGATCAGTCGGACTCAAAAG AGGCGGCGGAGGCGCCGGGCGCGCGGGCCCGCGCGGCGGCCGTGCTGCGCGCCGCGGGCCTGCaccccgccgccgccgcgctgccCAACACCTCGCTCGCCAGCGCCATG GCGGATACGTTAGAGTCGCTTCGAAAAAAGAAGTCTGAGGAAGAAGAAAAGAGAAGGAGACGGGATAAAAGAAGACGGAGAGACAAGAGAG acTACGATGATGAAACCGATAAACACAAGAAAAGTAAACGGAAGAAGATCAG ATCATCTGACGACGAAGAATCGGACTATGATGG TTCAAAGAAGAAAAAACGCAAGAAAGACAAGAAACACACATCGAAGAGCAAGAAGAAGAGAAGGAAGGAGTTGGAGATGAAGGAACCGGTGCAGACCTTGAATATTGATCTGACGAACACGTTGAAAGAGCTTCGAAACTCCTCTCCGACGAAAGAACTAGTCCTACAGGATATAGGAGAGGTTCCGAGCACGACGCGACAGGAGTCGGAGGAGGAGAAGGTAAAGAGGAAGAAAGAGAGAGAGTACAGTGAGGGGGAGTGGTCGAGTGATAGTGGGGAGGACTCGCCTATGAGTGATAacgattga